A genomic window from Streptomyces sp. WMMC940 includes:
- a CDS encoding glycosyltransferase family 4 protein gives MLTGGGARRRVAVVQPYVPGYRTSFFDQLHARLASEGVDLEVLHGPASPHQAARGDAASCSCAREVPVRRLSLPGGRSLHWRRVRRRAASADLVVLEQALHNLESYPLLLRSAGRPADSAPRVAFWGHGRTYTKPPNRLEAVAKSALTRLGSWFFAYTEGGAAHVASRGFPRDRITVVRNSVDTGELAAARARAALPGTAESAEAALLRRRYDLTGGRTALYLGGLDAPKRIPFLLDCADRIAAALPGFRLLVAGDGADRHLVDAAASRPGSPVIAVGHTGGTGTAPLGAVSDVMLMPGRVGLCAVDSFALRTPVVTTDWPWHAPEFEYLVDGRNALVTPDDPAAYAGAVTALLRDPARLEALRTACGDDLPAYTTEGMAARFCDGLLKAMERHQRNPHAGT, from the coding sequence GTGCTGACCGGCGGAGGCGCCCGGCGCCGCGTGGCCGTGGTGCAGCCGTACGTCCCCGGCTATCGCACGTCCTTCTTCGACCAACTGCACGCCCGGCTGGCCTCCGAGGGCGTGGACCTGGAAGTGCTCCACGGCCCGGCGTCCCCGCACCAGGCCGCACGAGGTGACGCCGCCTCCTGCTCCTGCGCGCGCGAGGTCCCCGTCCGGCGCCTGTCCCTGCCCGGCGGACGGTCGCTGCACTGGCGCCGGGTGCGGCGCCGGGCAGCTTCCGCCGACCTCGTCGTACTGGAGCAGGCGCTGCACAACCTGGAGTCGTACCCCCTACTGCTGCGGTCGGCGGGACGGCCGGCCGACAGCGCCCCCAGAGTGGCCTTCTGGGGACACGGCCGGACCTACACCAAGCCGCCGAACCGTCTGGAGGCCGTGGCGAAGAGCGCGCTGACCCGGCTGGGATCCTGGTTCTTCGCCTACACCGAGGGCGGGGCGGCGCACGTCGCCTCGCGCGGCTTCCCCCGCGACCGGATCACCGTGGTACGCAACTCCGTCGACACCGGGGAGCTCGCGGCCGCGCGCGCCCGCGCCGCGCTGCCGGGGACGGCGGAGTCGGCCGAGGCCGCGCTGCTGCGGAGACGGTACGACCTGACAGGGGGACGCACCGCGCTGTACCTCGGCGGGCTGGACGCGCCCAAGCGGATCCCGTTCCTGCTGGACTGCGCCGACCGCATCGCCGCCGCACTCCCGGGCTTCAGGCTGCTGGTGGCGGGCGACGGCGCGGACCGGCACCTGGTCGACGCCGCCGCCTCCCGACCCGGCAGCCCGGTGATCGCGGTGGGTCACACGGGCGGAACGGGCACCGCCCCGCTCGGAGCGGTCAGCGACGTCATGCTGATGCCGGGGCGGGTCGGACTCTGCGCGGTGGACTCCTTCGCCCTGCGCACGCCCGTCGTCACGACGGACTGGCCCTGGCACGCTCCCGAGTTCGAGTACCTGGTCGACGGCCGCAACGCGCTGGTCACGCCCGACGATCCCGCGGCGTACGCCGGCGCCGTGACCGCGCTGCTGCGCGACCCCGCACGACTGGAGGCCCTCCGAACCGCGTGCGGGGACGACCTTCCCGCGTACACGACGGAGGGCATGGCGGCGCGTTTCTGCGACGGGCTGCTGAAGGCGATGGAACGACACCAAAGGAATCCGCATGCAGGTACATGA
- a CDS encoding UDP-glucuronic acid decarboxylase family protein, whose protein sequence is MRAVVTGGAGFIGSHLCERLLAADHSVLCVDNLVTSSEDTVAHLMGDPRFRFDCRDVTAGLSVSGPVDAVFHLASPASPADYLRLPLETLRVGSAGTWHALDLAAAKGARFLLTSTSESYGDPRVHPQPESYWGNVNPVGPRSVYDEAKRFGEALTMAYRRDRGVDAKIVRIFNTFGPRMRPDDGRAIPTFIRQALRGEPITVTGDGSQTRSLCYVDDLVEGLMRMIGSSHGGPVNLGNPHEITMLELAQWISKLTESPSEIVLVPRPQDDPGKRRPAIDLARELLDWNPTTPVEHGLRETIKDFRRRIDYDDFGTAPRRHPVTVLNGTARR, encoded by the coding sequence ATGCGTGCTGTAGTGACGGGTGGGGCCGGGTTCATCGGCTCCCATCTGTGCGAGCGCCTGCTCGCCGCAGACCACTCCGTGCTGTGCGTGGACAATCTCGTGACGTCCAGCGAGGACACCGTCGCCCATCTGATGGGAGACCCGCGCTTCCGGTTCGACTGCCGGGACGTCACCGCGGGCCTGAGCGTGAGCGGACCGGTGGACGCCGTGTTCCACCTGGCCTCGCCCGCCTCGCCCGCGGACTACCTGAGGCTGCCCCTGGAGACGCTGCGCGTGGGGTCGGCCGGCACATGGCACGCACTCGACCTGGCCGCCGCCAAGGGCGCCCGGTTCCTGCTGACCTCCACCTCGGAGTCGTACGGAGACCCCCGGGTGCACCCGCAGCCGGAGAGCTACTGGGGCAACGTCAACCCGGTGGGCCCGCGCTCGGTGTACGACGAGGCGAAGCGCTTCGGCGAGGCCCTGACGATGGCGTACCGCAGGGACCGCGGCGTCGACGCCAAGATCGTGCGCATCTTCAACACCTTCGGGCCCAGGATGCGCCCGGACGACGGCCGGGCGATCCCCACGTTCATCCGCCAGGCACTGCGGGGAGAGCCGATCACGGTCACCGGGGACGGCAGCCAGACCCGGTCGCTGTGCTACGTGGACGACCTGGTCGAAGGGCTGATGCGGATGATCGGGAGCAGCCACGGGGGCCCGGTCAACCTCGGCAACCCGCACGAGATCACGATGCTCGAACTGGCCCAGTGGATCAGCAAGCTCACCGAGTCCCCGTCCGAGATCGTGCTGGTCCCCCGGCCGCAGGACGACCCCGGCAAGCGCCGTCCGGCCATCGACCTGGCCCGCGAACTGCTGGACTGGAATCCCACGACACCGGTGGAGCACGGGCTCCGGGAGACCATCAAGGACTTCCGCCGCCGGATCGACTACGACGACTTCGGCACCGCCCCCCGCCGGCATCCCGTCACCGTGCTGAACGGCACGGCCCGCCGATGA
- a CDS encoding WecB/TagA/CpsF family glycosyltransferase: MTPVGGRTATGTTAVPVVSCLGVPVTAHTPEGAARRVVHRALHLRDAREAHRTGDAGGTAAPGGSDVHLCNAYTLALGDRDPDLLRTLRQAFLNLADGQPVVWANQLLHRGTALPRRRVYGPDLMLDVLSMSQGTGLRHYLLGSTPEVLAALQREVRRRFPRVLIAGACSPPFRSLTAQELREQEEDIRARRADIVWVGLGTPLQDHRAAELSAALPVVTVAVGAAFDFIAGNKRQAPAWMQNGGLEWMFRLACEPRRLWRRYLFGNARFVGGVVRQAALRTAPEASAATGRPSNGGTALVSGRERTR; encoded by the coding sequence ATGACGCCGGTCGGCGGCCGGACCGCCACCGGCACAACGGCCGTTCCCGTGGTCTCGTGCCTCGGCGTTCCCGTCACGGCGCACACCCCTGAGGGCGCGGCCCGCCGGGTGGTGCACCGCGCCCTGCACCTCCGCGACGCCCGCGAGGCGCACCGGACGGGAGATGCCGGGGGAACCGCCGCCCCCGGGGGGAGCGACGTGCACCTGTGCAACGCCTACACCCTCGCCCTCGGCGACAGGGACCCGGACCTGCTCAGGACCCTCCGCCAGGCGTTCCTCAACCTCGCCGACGGGCAGCCGGTGGTCTGGGCGAACCAGCTCCTCCACCGGGGCACGGCGCTGCCACGCAGACGCGTGTACGGACCGGACCTCATGCTGGACGTCCTCTCCATGAGCCAGGGCACCGGGCTGCGGCACTATCTGCTGGGCTCCACACCGGAGGTGCTGGCCGCGTTGCAGCGCGAGGTGCGGCGGCGCTTCCCCCGTGTCCTGATCGCCGGCGCCTGTTCCCCGCCGTTCCGGTCGCTGACCGCCCAGGAGCTGCGGGAACAGGAGGAGGACATCCGCGCCCGCAGGGCCGACATCGTCTGGGTGGGTCTCGGCACCCCCCTGCAGGACCACCGGGCGGCCGAACTCAGTGCCGCGCTGCCCGTGGTGACGGTGGCGGTGGGCGCGGCGTTCGACTTCATCGCGGGCAACAAGCGGCAGGCACCGGCCTGGATGCAGAACGGCGGTCTGGAGTGGATGTTCCGGCTGGCCTGCGAGCCGCGCCGGCTGTGGCGGCGCTATCTGTTCGGCAACGCCCGGTTCGTCGGGGGCGTCGTCCGGCAGGCGGCCCTCCGGACGGCTCCGGAGGCTTCCGCCGCGACCGGGCGGCCGTCGAACGGCGGAACGGCGCTCGTCAGCGGGCGGGAGAGGACGCGTTGA
- a CDS encoding arsenate reductase/protein-tyrosine-phosphatase family protein, with amino-acid sequence MLPSPSAPAPERVVRPFRVLVVCTGNLHRSPLAERLLRARLAASPGMFEVSSAGTAGTTGTPMDPFAASLLAELGGDPRDAFARRLTTAHVEDSDLVLGAAAEHREAVVRLSPLWALQRAFTLREFARLLRPEDAAGVADPAVRAAALVGGAAARRGNTGGADDDDVADPHGAPPETAREVARRIAEPVERIAAAVLAAPR; translated from the coding sequence GTGCTCCCTTCCCCTTCCGCGCCGGCCCCGGAACGGGTGGTCCGGCCCTTTCGCGTGCTCGTCGTCTGCACGGGCAATCTGCACCGCTCGCCGCTGGCGGAACGCCTGCTGAGAGCCAGACTCGCCGCCTCGCCCGGGATGTTCGAGGTGAGCAGCGCCGGCACCGCCGGCACCACCGGCACCCCCATGGACCCCTTCGCCGCGTCCCTCCTGGCCGAGCTCGGCGGCGATCCGCGCGACGCCTTCGCCCGCCGGCTGACCACGGCCCATGTGGAGGACTCCGACCTCGTCCTGGGCGCCGCCGCGGAGCATCGCGAGGCGGTCGTGCGGCTCTCCCCGCTGTGGGCACTCCAGCGTGCCTTCACCCTGCGGGAGTTCGCCCGGCTACTGAGGCCGGAGGACGCCGCGGGCGTCGCGGATCCCGCCGTGCGGGCCGCCGCGCTGGTCGGCGGAGCCGCGGCACGGCGGGGGAACACGGGCGGGGCGGACGACGACGACGTGGCCGATCCGCACGGGGCTCCCCCGGAGACGGCCCGGGAGGTGGCCCGGCGGATCGCCGAGCCGGTGGAACGCATCGCCGCGGCCGTGCTGGCCGCGCCGCGCTGA
- a CDS encoding glycosyltransferase family 4 protein: MPAQQAPRLRTGSPPRNPAAYRVALVHSFYSSRRPSGENAAVLDQAEALRAAGHDVTLVAAHTDALESERGYTLRAAVRVATGRGRSPLTELRRLGPDVVHVHNLFPNFATDWLDRWPGAVVATLHNYRPVCAAATLFRDGRTCTACPDGDRWTGLRHGCYRGRRGATLPLAWAGRRGAAAHPLLRRAQRLVTLSERSRDLYLRFGAPPEKLALVPNFVGFGGPAAPEDRTTTASRADRATAPGAAARWVYAGRLSEEKGILPLLRSWPEYEPLDVIGSGPLESACREAAPGGVRLLGALPRREITARLPRYTGLVFPSVCPESATALVCQEALAAGVPVLALAGSAAADSVRGDGTGAVYAGPDELPHALATARERFPRLREHCRRVHAERYSARSWTAAMESVYAQALAHAPGHRPAGVAERAC; this comes from the coding sequence ATGCCCGCACAACAGGCACCCCGTCTCCGGACGGGCAGTCCCCCGAGGAACCCGGCGGCCTACCGCGTGGCGCTGGTGCACAGCTTCTACTCCTCCCGCCGGCCGAGCGGCGAGAACGCCGCCGTGCTCGACCAGGCGGAGGCGCTGCGTGCCGCCGGGCACGACGTCACGCTGGTCGCCGCCCACACCGACGCGCTGGAGAGCGAGCGCGGCTACACCCTGCGCGCGGCGGTCAGGGTCGCCACGGGCCGCGGCCGGTCGCCGCTGACGGAACTGCGCCGGCTCGGCCCCGATGTGGTGCACGTGCACAACCTCTTCCCCAACTTCGCCACCGACTGGCTGGACCGCTGGCCCGGCGCCGTGGTCGCCACGCTGCACAACTACCGTCCTGTGTGCGCCGCAGCCACGCTCTTCCGCGACGGGAGGACGTGCACGGCCTGCCCCGACGGCGACCGTTGGACCGGACTGCGGCACGGGTGCTACCGGGGGCGCCGCGGCGCGACGCTCCCCCTCGCCTGGGCCGGCCGGCGCGGCGCGGCGGCCCATCCCCTTCTGCGGCGCGCCCAGCGGCTGGTGACGCTCTCCGAGCGCAGCCGGGACCTGTACCTCAGGTTCGGCGCACCGCCGGAGAAGCTCGCCCTGGTACCCAACTTCGTCGGCTTCGGCGGTCCGGCCGCCCCGGAGGACCGCACCACGACGGCGTCCCGGGCGGACCGGGCGACGGCCCCGGGGGCGGCGGCGCGGTGGGTGTACGCGGGCCGGCTGAGCGAGGAGAAGGGCATCCTGCCGCTGCTCCGGAGCTGGCCGGAGTACGAACCCCTCGACGTGATCGGTTCGGGCCCCCTGGAGTCCGCCTGCCGAGAGGCCGCGCCCGGCGGCGTCCGGCTGCTCGGGGCCCTGCCGCGCCGGGAGATCACCGCCCGGCTGCCGCGGTACACGGGTCTCGTCTTCCCCAGTGTCTGCCCCGAGTCCGCCACCGCCCTGGTCTGCCAGGAGGCGCTGGCGGCAGGAGTGCCCGTGCTCGCCCTCGCCGGATCGGCGGCGGCGGACAGTGTCCGCGGGGACGGTACGGGCGCGGTCTACGCCGGCCCCGACGAACTGCCGCACGCCCTCGCGACGGCACGCGAGCGCTTCCCCCGGCTGCGTGAGCACTGCCGCCGGGTGCACGCCGAGCGGTACAGCGCCCGGTCCTGGACGGCCGCCATGGAGTCCGTCTACGCACAGGCCCTGGCGCACGCGCCGGGCCACCGGCCGGCGGGCGTCGCGGAGCGGGCGTGCTGA
- a CDS encoding DUF4012 domain-containing protein → MPRPEQGFATRVADRAVRWCRRRPAAASMCAAAGLLLAGAVWIAVTGVLARHELLAAQRSLESLRGPAAAGAPTTSTPEGAVREAADRAAGAHRLTTGPAWYAAAHLPVLGGPVRTVRGAAEAADRLTRDVLSPLADTAGELVAGAGADGGHLDLSALRRAAPALHEAARSASDVRADVAGLPRSTWLPAADRARALLADQLDRLVPATVEAAAAARVMPSMLGEKSPRRYLVVFENTAEARGTGGLPGAFAILTADRGRLGFERFGNDSELAEVRASVDLGAEYTAMYGRHAPTGVWVNSNVSPHFPYAARIWTAMWREHSGRRLDGAFALDPGALAGLLAAAGPARLPDGTAVTAANVVDLTERTSYAAFPDTAERKAYFLDVARATSEVLLGGAGDPARRSALFAALRGQLREGRVKVWSAHPAEQRELAAHPFGGVLPDGPAPFAGLVVNNAAGTKLDYYLDRRLDWTAGRCTEAGREVTVTASLTNRAPGSGLPAYVTQRVDSPPYRTRPGDNRLLVSYYATEGARLERATVDGRPAMLNQLTERGHPVYTVDMELPRGATRTLVLELVERPSDRPPTLLHQRLVQPLRVTARPPRPCGG, encoded by the coding sequence ATGCCGCGTCCGGAACAAGGCTTCGCGACCCGCGTCGCGGACAGGGCGGTGCGCTGGTGCCGCCGCCGGCCCGCCGCGGCCTCGATGTGCGCCGCCGCGGGGCTGCTTCTGGCCGGCGCCGTCTGGATCGCCGTCACCGGCGTGCTCGCCCGCCACGAACTGCTGGCCGCCCAGCGGAGCCTGGAATCACTGCGCGGCCCGGCCGCGGCGGGCGCGCCGACGACGAGCACCCCGGAGGGCGCCGTGCGCGAGGCCGCCGACCGGGCGGCCGGGGCGCACCGCCTCACCACCGGGCCGGCCTGGTACGCCGCGGCGCACCTGCCCGTCCTCGGTGGTCCCGTCCGCACCGTACGCGGCGCGGCGGAGGCGGCCGACCGGCTGACCCGCGACGTGCTCTCGCCCCTCGCGGACACCGCCGGCGAACTCGTCGCCGGCGCCGGGGCGGACGGCGGTCATCTCGATCTCTCCGCACTGCGCCGTGCCGCTCCCGCCCTCCACGAGGCGGCGCGCAGCGCCTCCGACGTGCGCGCCGACGTGGCCGGGCTGCCCCGCAGCACCTGGCTGCCGGCCGCCGACCGGGCCAGGGCCCTGCTCGCCGATCAGCTCGACCGCCTCGTCCCCGCCACGGTCGAGGCCGCGGCCGCGGCGCGGGTGATGCCGTCCATGCTCGGCGAGAAGAGCCCGCGACGGTACCTGGTGGTCTTCGAGAACACGGCGGAGGCGCGCGGCACCGGCGGACTGCCCGGCGCCTTCGCGATCCTCACCGCGGACCGCGGCCGTCTGGGATTCGAACGCTTCGGCAACGACAGCGAGTTGGCGGAGGTCCGTGCGTCCGTCGACCTGGGCGCCGAGTACACCGCGATGTACGGCCGCCACGCGCCCACCGGTGTCTGGGTCAACTCCAACGTCAGTCCGCACTTCCCGTACGCGGCACGGATCTGGACCGCCATGTGGCGGGAGCACAGCGGCCGGCGGCTGGACGGCGCGTTCGCCCTCGACCCCGGCGCGCTGGCGGGGCTGCTCGCCGCCGCGGGCCCCGCCAGGCTCCCCGACGGGACCGCCGTCACCGCCGCCAACGTGGTGGACCTGACCGAGCGGACCAGCTACGCGGCCTTCCCCGACACCGCCGAGCGGAAGGCGTACTTCCTCGACGTCGCCCGCGCCACCTCCGAGGTGCTCCTGGGCGGTGCCGGCGACCCGGCGCGACGCTCCGCGCTCTTCGCGGCGCTGCGGGGCCAGCTGCGGGAGGGGCGGGTCAAGGTGTGGAGTGCCCATCCGGCCGAGCAGCGCGAGCTGGCGGCGCACCCCTTCGGGGGCGTCCTGCCCGACGGCCCCGCCCCGTTCGCCGGACTGGTCGTCAACAATGCGGCCGGTACCAAACTCGACTACTACCTGGACCGGCGCCTGGACTGGACCGCCGGACGGTGCACGGAGGCCGGACGCGAGGTGACCGTGACCGCGTCGCTGACGAACAGGGCGCCTGGCTCGGGTCTGCCCGCCTACGTCACCCAGCGGGTGGACAGCCCGCCCTACAGGACCCGGCCCGGCGACAACCGGCTGCTGGTCTCGTACTACGCGACCGAGGGGGCACGGCTGGAAAGGGCGACCGTGGACGGCCGGCCGGCCATGCTGAACCAGCTGACCGAACGCGGCCACCCGGTCTACACCGTCGACATGGAGCTGCCCCGCGGCGCCACGCGCACCCTCGTCCTGGAACTCGTGGAACGTCCCTCGGACCGTCCCCCGACGCTGTTGCACCAGCGGCTCGTCCAGCCCCTGCGGGTCACGGCGCGGCCACCCCGTCCCTGCGGAGGCTGA
- the aceB gene encoding malate synthase A yields MSAPAPSPLAVVEAEPLPRQEEVLTDAALAFVAELHRRFTPRRDELLARRAERRAEIARTSTLDFLPETARIREDEDWKVAPAPAALDDRRVEITGPTDRKMTINALNSGAKVWLADFEDASAPTWENVVLGQLNLIDAYERRIDFTDPRSGKSYALRPAEELATVVMRPRGWHLDERHVLVDGRPVPGALVDFGLYFFHNAQRLIDLGKGPYFYLPKTESHLEARLWNDVFVFAQDHVGIPQGTVRATVLIETITAAYEMEEILYELRDHAAGLNAGRWDYLFSIVKNFRDGGTKFVLPDRNAVTMTAPFMRAYTELLVRTCHKRGAHAIGGMAAFIPSRKDAEVNKVAFEKVKADKDREAGDGFDGSWVAHPDLVPIAMASFDAVLGERPNQKDRLREDVHVTAADLIDIASLDAHPTYEGLRNAVQVGIRYIEAWLRGLGAVAIFNLMEDAATAEISRSQIWQWINAGVVFENGETATPELARRVAAEELAAIRAEIGEDAFAAGKWRQAHDLLLHVALDADYADFLTLPAYEQLVG; encoded by the coding sequence ATGTCCGCACCAGCGCCGTCCCCGCTGGCCGTCGTCGAAGCCGAACCACTGCCCCGGCAGGAGGAGGTGCTGACCGACGCGGCACTCGCCTTCGTGGCGGAGCTGCACCGGCGGTTCACCCCCCGGCGTGACGAGCTCCTGGCCCGCCGCGCCGAACGCCGCGCCGAGATCGCCCGTACCAGCACCCTCGACTTCCTCCCGGAGACGGCGCGGATCCGTGAGGACGAGGACTGGAAGGTCGCGCCGGCCCCGGCGGCGCTCGACGACCGCCGCGTGGAGATCACCGGGCCGACCGACCGCAAGATGACCATCAACGCCCTGAACTCCGGGGCGAAGGTCTGGCTCGCCGACTTCGAGGACGCGTCGGCACCCACCTGGGAGAACGTGGTTCTCGGCCAGCTCAACCTCATCGACGCCTACGAGCGCCGCATCGACTTCACGGACCCGCGCTCGGGCAAGTCGTACGCGCTACGGCCGGCGGAGGAGCTCGCCACGGTCGTGATGCGTCCCCGCGGCTGGCACCTTGACGAGCGCCACGTGCTGGTGGACGGGCGCCCGGTCCCCGGCGCACTGGTGGACTTCGGCCTGTACTTCTTCCACAACGCCCAGCGGCTCATCGACCTCGGCAAGGGACCGTACTTCTACCTGCCGAAGACGGAGTCGCACCTGGAGGCCCGGCTCTGGAACGACGTCTTCGTCTTCGCCCAGGACCACGTCGGCATCCCCCAGGGCACCGTCCGCGCCACCGTCCTGATCGAGACGATCACGGCCGCGTACGAGATGGAGGAGATCCTCTACGAGCTCCGCGACCACGCGGCGGGCCTCAACGCCGGCCGCTGGGACTACCTCTTCTCGATCGTCAAGAACTTCCGCGACGGCGGGACCAAGTTCGTCCTCCCGGACCGCAACGCGGTCACGATGACCGCGCCGTTCATGCGCGCGTACACCGAACTGCTGGTCCGTACGTGCCACAAGCGCGGCGCGCACGCCATCGGAGGCATGGCGGCCTTCATCCCGTCCCGCAAGGACGCCGAGGTCAACAAGGTCGCCTTCGAGAAGGTCAAGGCGGACAAGGACCGCGAGGCCGGTGACGGCTTCGACGGCTCCTGGGTCGCCCACCCGGACCTGGTGCCCATCGCCATGGCCTCCTTCGACGCGGTGCTGGGCGAGCGACCCAACCAGAAGGACCGCCTCCGCGAGGACGTGCACGTCACGGCCGCCGACCTCATCGACATCGCGTCGCTGGACGCGCACCCCACGTACGAGGGCCTGCGCAACGCCGTCCAGGTCGGGATCCGCTACATCGAGGCCTGGCTGCGGGGCCTCGGCGCCGTGGCGATCTTCAACCTGATGGAGGACGCGGCCACGGCCGAGATCTCCCGCTCGCAGATCTGGCAGTGGATCAACGCGGGCGTCGTGTTCGAGAACGGCGAGACGGCGACCCCCGAGCTGGCCCGCAGGGTCGCCGCCGAGGAACTGGCCGCGATCCGCGCCGAGATCGGCGAGGACGCCTTCGCGGCGGGCAAGTGGCGGCAGGCCCACGACCTGCTGCTGCACGTCGCGCTGGACGCGGACTACGCCGACTTCCTGACCCTCCCCGCGTACGAGCAGCTGGTCGGCTGA
- a CDS encoding FkbM family methyltransferase, producing MTVHDTLRSARDSLFRFPGVQRAVRLATMRGCVPNAVWKRLHPTGVWTLRAPDGSGFHYASDADDILARSLIWTNMRHWEETTHPVFFDLARSARGFVDVGAFSGIYTLLACRANPRLRAVAVEPNPAAMRKLRRNIEVNRLQDRVVLVEKALSGAPGRALLGIPSDTTAASLLAAEPAQDTVEVEVTTGDDAIGDVPVDLVKIDVEGLEPEVLGGMSRTISAHRPTIIAECLDGAALERLRGAVLELGYRRIRHLGKHGVAPAPPGFVPPPRYANFLVD from the coding sequence GTGACAGTGCACGACACCTTGCGTAGCGCCCGCGATTCGCTGTTCCGGTTCCCCGGTGTGCAACGGGCCGTCCGACTCGCCACGATGCGCGGCTGCGTGCCGAACGCCGTCTGGAAGCGCCTGCACCCCACCGGCGTGTGGACGCTGCGCGCTCCGGACGGCAGCGGGTTCCACTACGCCAGCGATGCCGACGACATCCTGGCCCGCAGCCTCATCTGGACGAACATGCGCCACTGGGAGGAGACCACCCACCCGGTCTTCTTCGACCTCGCCCGCAGTGCCAGGGGGTTCGTGGACGTCGGCGCCTTCTCCGGCATCTACACCCTGCTGGCCTGCCGGGCCAACCCACGGCTCCGCGCGGTCGCCGTCGAACCCAACCCCGCCGCGATGCGCAAGCTGCGCCGCAACATCGAGGTCAACCGCCTCCAGGACCGGGTCGTCCTGGTCGAGAAGGCGCTCTCCGGCGCACCCGGCCGGGCGCTCCTCGGGATCCCGTCCGACACCACGGCCGCCTCCCTGCTCGCGGCTGAACCCGCGCAGGACACGGTGGAGGTCGAGGTCACCACCGGGGACGACGCGATCGGGGACGTCCCCGTCGACCTGGTGAAGATCGACGTGGAGGGGCTGGAACCCGAGGTGCTGGGCGGCATGAGCCGCACGATCTCGGCCCACCGTCCGACGATCATCGCCGAGTGTCTCGACGGAGCCGCCCTGGAGAGGCTGCGCGGAGCGGTCCTCGAACTCGGCTACCGCCGGATCCGGCACCTCGGGAAGCACGGGGTGGCGCCGGCCCCGCCCGGGTTCGTCCCACCGCCCCGCTACGCCAACTTCCTTGTCGACTGA
- a CDS encoding sugar transferase, whose protein sequence is MASPVAVTAGHGPARPRRGRLAVKRTIDLVGAAALLLLLAPLLLAAAVAVKADSPGPVLFRQKRTGRHGREFEVLKLRTMHVGAERMRAGLDARNESDGHLFKIREDPRVTTTGRWLRRWSLDELPQLVNVLMGQMSLVGPRPLPVRDSAFTEEARRRLLVRPGLTGLWQIGGRSDLGWEEALRLDLEYVRAWSIRMDLKILVRTLPAVARGDGAY, encoded by the coding sequence GTGGCCTCGCCCGTCGCAGTGACGGCCGGGCACGGTCCCGCTCGGCCGAGGCGCGGACGTCTCGCCGTCAAGCGGACCATCGACCTCGTGGGGGCCGCCGCCCTGCTCCTCCTGCTCGCGCCGCTGCTCCTCGCGGCGGCCGTCGCGGTGAAGGCGGACTCCCCGGGTCCGGTCCTGTTCCGGCAGAAGCGCACGGGCCGGCACGGCAGGGAGTTCGAGGTGCTGAAGCTCCGCACCATGCACGTCGGGGCGGAACGGATGAGGGCCGGGCTCGACGCCCGGAACGAGTCCGACGGACATCTGTTCAAGATCCGCGAGGACCCCCGGGTCACCACGACAGGCCGCTGGCTGCGCCGCTGGTCCCTGGACGAACTGCCGCAACTGGTCAACGTGCTGATGGGCCAGATGTCGCTGGTCGGTCCACGGCCGTTGCCGGTCCGGGACTCCGCGTTCACCGAGGAGGCCCGGCGCCGGCTGCTGGTCCGGCCGGGCCTCACCGGCCTGTGGCAGATCGGCGGACGGTCCGACCTCGGCTGGGAGGAGGCCCTCCGCCTCGACCTGGAGTACGTGCGTGCCTGGTCGATCCGCATGGACCTGAAGATCCTCGTGCGCACGCTGCCCGCCGTCGCGCGCGGCGACGGCGCCTACTGA